One Streptomyces sp. P9-A2 DNA window includes the following coding sequences:
- a CDS encoding DUF6986 family protein — protein sequence MSQGRREQVATSIADAVGAEIGAFLAPVDAELERRYPGDPGTRQPVHTVYVPGDAFTAGTLRSWGDQALAALDEHAPDAASFAAVLGLDPALAEAVYGRVRAKLEREPVEDLRVDFEDGYGNRPDAEEDEAAARAARLVAEAYRDGTAAPYTGIRMKCLEAAVRDRGIRTLDIFLTGLAEAGPLPAGLVLTLPKVTSPEQITAMVRLLGAFEGARGLEPGRLGFEIQIETSQAVLAADGTATVARMIQAAEGRATGLHYGTFDYSACLGISAAHQAGDHPAADHAKAVMQVAAAGTGVRVSDGSTNVLPVGPTEQVHAAWRLHHGLTRRALARAYYQGWDMHPGHLPTRYAAVFAFYRESFEQAAARLARYAARTAGDVMDEPATAKALAGHLLRGLDCGALDHAEVARATGLTRADLEGFASPRRGGPTASAP from the coding sequence ATGAGCCAGGGCCGGCGGGAACAGGTGGCCACGAGTATCGCGGATGCCGTCGGCGCGGAGATCGGCGCCTTCCTGGCGCCGGTCGACGCCGAGCTGGAGCGCCGCTACCCCGGAGACCCCGGCACCCGTCAGCCCGTCCACACCGTCTACGTCCCCGGCGACGCCTTCACCGCAGGCACTCTCCGCTCCTGGGGCGACCAGGCCCTGGCCGCTCTCGACGAACACGCTCCGGACGCCGCCTCGTTCGCCGCCGTCCTCGGGCTGGACCCCGCGCTGGCCGAGGCGGTGTACGGCCGCGTCCGCGCCAAGCTGGAGCGCGAACCCGTGGAGGACCTGCGCGTCGACTTCGAGGACGGCTACGGCAACCGCCCCGACGCCGAGGAGGACGAGGCCGCCGCCCGCGCCGCGCGGCTGGTCGCCGAGGCGTACCGGGACGGCACGGCGGCCCCGTACACGGGTATCCGGATGAAGTGCCTGGAGGCCGCGGTGCGAGACCGGGGCATCCGCACCCTCGACATCTTCCTCACCGGCCTGGCCGAGGCCGGCCCGCTGCCCGCAGGACTGGTGCTGACGCTGCCCAAGGTCACCTCCCCCGAGCAGATCACCGCCATGGTGCGGCTCCTCGGGGCATTCGAGGGGGCGCGCGGCCTGGAACCCGGCCGGCTCGGCTTCGAGATCCAGATCGAGACCAGCCAGGCCGTTCTCGCCGCCGACGGCACCGCCACCGTCGCCCGGATGATCCAGGCCGCCGAAGGGCGTGCCACAGGGCTGCACTACGGCACCTTCGACTACAGCGCCTGTCTCGGCATCTCCGCCGCACACCAGGCCGGTGACCATCCGGCCGCCGACCATGCCAAGGCCGTCATGCAGGTCGCCGCCGCGGGCACCGGCGTACGCGTCTCGGACGGCTCCACCAACGTCCTGCCCGTCGGCCCGACCGAGCAGGTCCACGCCGCCTGGAGACTGCACCACGGCCTCACCCGCCGGGCCCTGGCCCGCGCCTACTACCAGGGCTGGGACATGCACCCCGGGCATCTGCCCACCCGCTACGCGGCCGTCTTCGCCTTCTACCGCGAGAGTTTCGAACAGGCCGCCGCCCGGCTCGCCCGGTACGCCGCCCGGACCGCCGGCGACGTCATGGACGAGCCCGCCACCGCCAAGGCCCTCGCCGGCCACCTGCTGCGCGGCCTGGACTGCGGCGCCCTGGACCATGCCGAGGTGGCACGGGCGACCGGTCTGACCCGCGCCGACCTGGAGGGCTTCGCGTCCCCGCGCCGCGGTGGCCCGACGGCCTCCGCGCCGTAG
- a CDS encoding endonuclease/exonuclease/phosphatase family protein, with amino-acid sequence MPNHSRVTRRLGLKTALAASVALPLSSTALPPGPASAREGREGREGREGREGREGREGQNRQGGPLEVMSFNLRFASTAEPHSWAARRPVMRRLLRREQPHVIGTQEGLHQQLRDIGADLGPSYDWIGTGRAGGSRDEFMGILYDTRRLAPLEYDHFWLSDTPYLIASNTWGNAHIRMVTWVRFCDLRAGDREFYVLNTHLDNASQYARERAAALVAERVTGLARSLPVIVTGDFNVAAHGNPVYDTVLGAGLVDTWDAAAERGEAYGTFHGYGPLVPGGARIDWVLATPDLTVHRASVNTYAPEGRFPSDHLPVQASLTL; translated from the coding sequence GTGCCGAACCACAGCCGCGTCACGCGCCGCCTGGGACTGAAGACCGCGCTCGCCGCCTCCGTTGCCCTTCCGCTCTCCAGTACGGCACTGCCTCCCGGGCCCGCCTCGGCCCGGGAAGGCCGGGAAGGCCGGGAAGGCCGGGAAGGCCGGGAAGGCCGGGAAGGCCGGGAAGGCCAGAACCGCCAGGGCGGGCCGCTCGAGGTCATGTCGTTCAACCTGCGCTTCGCCAGTACCGCGGAGCCCCACAGCTGGGCCGCCCGCAGACCCGTGATGCGCCGGCTGCTGCGCCGCGAGCAGCCGCATGTCATCGGCACCCAGGAGGGCCTCCACCAGCAACTGCGCGACATCGGGGCGGATCTGGGGCCGTCCTACGACTGGATCGGCACCGGCCGGGCGGGCGGCAGCCGCGACGAGTTCATGGGAATCCTCTACGACACCCGCCGGCTCGCCCCCCTGGAGTACGACCACTTCTGGCTCTCCGACACGCCGTACCTGATCGCCTCGAACACCTGGGGCAACGCCCACATCCGCATGGTCACCTGGGTCCGCTTTTGCGATCTGCGCGCCGGTGACCGGGAGTTCTACGTGCTCAATACCCATCTGGACAACGCGAGCCAGTACGCGCGCGAGCGGGCCGCTGCCCTGGTCGCCGAGCGCGTCACCGGGCTGGCCCGCTCCCTGCCCGTGATCGTGACGGGGGACTTCAACGTCGCCGCCCACGGGAACCCGGTGTACGACACGGTGCTGGGCGCCGGTCTCGTCGACACCTGGGACGCGGCGGCCGAGCGGGGCGAGGCGTACGGGACGTTCCACGGCTACGGGCCGCTGGTGCCGGGCGGTGCCCGTATCGACTGGGTCCTGGCCACGCCCGACCTCACGGTGCACCGCGCTTCGGTCAACACCTACGCCCCGGAAGGCCGGTTCCCGAGCGACCACCTGCCGGTGCAGGCGTCGCTCACCCTGTGA
- a CDS encoding electron transfer flavoprotein subunit alpha/FixB family protein, with protein MAEVLVYVDHADGAVRKPTLELLTLARRIGEPVAVALGNGAAGTAAALAEHGAVKVLTHEAAEYADYLVVPKVDALQAAHEAVSPAAVLIPSSAEGKEIAARLALRLGSGVIIDAVDLEAGDEGPVATQSVFAAAYTTKSRVSKGTPVITVKPNSAAVETAPAAGAVEALSVSFSEQARGTKVTGRTPRESTGRPELTEAAIVVSGGRGVNGAENFAVIEALADSLGAAVGASRAAVDAGWYPHTSQVGQTGKSVSPQLYIASGISGAIQHRAGMQTSKTIVAVNKDAEAPIFDLVDYGVVGDLFDVVPQLTEEIKTRKG; from the coding sequence ATGGCTGAAGTTCTCGTCTACGTCGACCACGCGGACGGCGCCGTCCGCAAGCCGACCCTGGAGCTGTTGACGCTGGCCCGCCGCATCGGCGAGCCGGTCGCCGTCGCGCTGGGCAACGGCGCCGCCGGCACCGCCGCCGCCCTGGCCGAGCACGGCGCGGTGAAGGTCCTGACCCACGAGGCCGCCGAGTACGCCGACTACCTGGTCGTACCGAAGGTGGACGCCCTCCAGGCCGCCCACGAGGCCGTCTCCCCGGCCGCCGTTCTCATCCCCTCCTCCGCCGAGGGCAAGGAGATCGCCGCCCGTCTGGCGCTGCGCCTGGGCTCCGGCGTCATCATCGACGCCGTCGACCTCGAGGCCGGCGACGAGGGCCCGGTGGCCACGCAGTCGGTGTTCGCCGCCGCCTACACCACCAAGTCCCGTGTCTCCAAGGGCACCCCGGTCATCACGGTCAAGCCGAACTCGGCCGCCGTGGAGACCGCCCCGGCCGCCGGCGCGGTCGAGGCCCTGTCCGTGTCGTTCTCCGAGCAGGCGAGGGGCACCAAGGTCACCGGCCGCACCCCGCGCGAGTCGACCGGCCGCCCCGAGCTGACCGAGGCCGCGATCGTGGTCTCCGGTGGCCGTGGCGTCAACGGCGCGGAGAACTTCGCGGTCATCGAGGCGCTCGCCGACTCCCTCGGCGCGGCCGTGGGCGCCTCGCGTGCCGCGGTCGACGCCGGCTGGTACCCGCACACCAGCCAGGTCGGCCAGACCGGCAAGAGCGTCTCCCCGCAGCTGTACATCGCCTCCGGCATCTCCGGGGCGATCCAGCACCGCGCGGGCATGCAGACCTCGAAGACGATCGTGGCGGTCAACAAGGACGCCGAGGCTCCGATCTTCGACCTGGTCGACTACGGCGTCGTCGGCGACCTGTTCGACGTCGTCCCGCAGCTCACCGAGGAGATCAAGACCCGCAAGGGCTGA
- a CDS encoding electron transfer flavoprotein subunit beta/FixA family protein, whose amino-acid sequence MSLRIVVTVKYVPDATGDRHFADDLTVDRDDVDGLLSELDEYAVEQALQISENSDDDVEITVLTVGPEDAKDALRKALSMGADKAIHVEDDDLHGTDAIGTSLVLAKAVEKAGYDLIISGMASTDGVMGVVPALLAERLGVPQVTLLSEVSVEDGTVKGRRDGDAASEQLEAPLPAVVSVTDQSGEARYPSFKGIMAAKKKPVQSWDLSDLDLEAEEVGLQGAYTVVDSATERPARTAGTIVKDEGEGGKQLAEFLAGQKFI is encoded by the coding sequence GTGAGCTTGAGGATCGTTGTCACAGTGAAGTACGTGCCCGACGCCACTGGCGACAGGCACTTCGCCGATGACCTGACCGTCGACCGCGACGATGTGGACGGTCTGCTCTCCGAGCTGGACGAGTACGCGGTCGAGCAGGCGCTGCAGATCTCGGAGAACTCCGACGACGACGTGGAGATCACCGTCCTGACGGTGGGCCCCGAGGACGCCAAGGACGCGCTGCGCAAGGCGCTGTCCATGGGCGCCGACAAGGCGATCCACGTCGAGGACGACGACCTGCACGGTACCGATGCCATCGGTACCTCCCTGGTCCTGGCCAAGGCCGTCGAGAAGGCCGGCTACGACCTGATCATCTCCGGCATGGCCTCCACCGACGGCGTTATGGGTGTCGTGCCGGCGCTGCTCGCGGAGCGCCTGGGCGTGCCGCAGGTGACGCTCCTGTCGGAGGTCTCGGTCGAGGACGGCACGGTCAAGGGCCGCCGTGACGGCGACGCCGCCTCCGAGCAGCTCGAGGCGCCCCTGCCGGCGGTCGTGTCGGTCACCGACCAGTCGGGCGAGGCGCGTTACCCGTCCTTCAAGGGCATCATGGCGGCGAAGAAGAAGCCGGTTCAGTCCTGGGACCTGTCCGACCTCGACCTCGAGGCGGAGGAGGTCGGCCTCCAGGGCGCCTACACCGTGGTCGACTCCGCGACCGAGCGCCCGGCCCGCACCGCGGGCACGATCGTCAAGGACGAGGGCGAGGGCGGCAAGCAGCTCGCCGAGTTCCTCGCGGGCCAGAAGTTCATCTGA
- a CDS encoding DUF4395 domain-containing protein: MDARGPRFGAAMTIVVPAVVPVTGDVRPPAGQTPAFTRGTTGGAGRSPYGRLFRHAQRPRVGPATDFEAPEPPRFTQAVRPVFAGVRLAGFTLGPGRPGLAVTCATLAAAFHGAVFAYRPGCEMRLLLRRTTAHVG; this comes from the coding sequence ATCGACGCGAGAGGGCCCCGCTTCGGGGCCGCCATGACGATCGTGGTGCCGGCCGTCGTGCCGGTCACCGGAGACGTGCGGCCGCCGGCCGGGCAGACGCCGGCGTTCACCCGCGGCACGACGGGCGGGGCCGGCCGCTCACCGTACGGCCGGCTGTTCCGGCATGCCCAGCGGCCCCGGGTCGGACCGGCGACGGACTTCGAGGCTCCCGAGCCGCCGCGGTTCACGCAGGCGGTGAGGCCGGTCTTCGCCGGCGTCCGGCTCGCCGGCTTCACCCTCGGGCCCGGTCGGCCGGGCCTCGCCGTGACCTGCGCCACGCTCGCGGCAGCCTTCCACGGCGCCGTGTTCGCTTACCGCCCGGGGTGCGAGATGCGCCTGCTCCTGCGACGGACGACGGCGCACGTGGGGTAA
- a CDS encoding lysophospholipid acyltransferase family protein: protein MAELVYRPVIGFAQTLFKAWDLKIDCRGSENIPRTGGAVLVSNHISYLDFVFNGLAALPQKRLVRFMAKDAVFRHKISGPLMRGMQHIPVDRDQGDAAYAHALASLRSGEIVGVFPEATISQSFTLKSFKSGAARMAQEAGVPLIPMAVWGTQRLWTKGHPRNFKRSHTPITMRVGEAVEASKDKYAGAITRQLRGRVQELLEAAQRAYPVRPKGPDDTWWMPAHLGGAAPTPEQVREAEAR, encoded by the coding sequence ATGGCAGAACTCGTCTACCGTCCCGTGATCGGTTTCGCCCAGACTCTGTTCAAGGCGTGGGACCTCAAGATCGACTGCCGGGGTTCGGAGAACATCCCGCGTACGGGCGGCGCCGTACTGGTCAGCAACCACATCAGCTACCTGGACTTCGTCTTCAACGGCCTCGCGGCGCTGCCGCAGAAGCGGCTCGTGCGCTTCATGGCGAAGGACGCCGTGTTCCGGCACAAGATCTCGGGTCCGCTGATGCGCGGGATGCAGCACATCCCCGTGGACCGCGACCAGGGCGACGCGGCGTACGCGCACGCGCTCGCCTCGCTGCGGTCGGGCGAGATCGTGGGTGTCTTCCCTGAGGCCACGATCTCCCAGTCCTTCACGCTGAAGAGCTTCAAGTCGGGTGCCGCGCGCATGGCGCAGGAGGCGGGCGTGCCCCTGATTCCGATGGCGGTGTGGGGCACCCAGCGGCTGTGGACCAAGGGACACCCCCGCAACTTCAAGCGCAGCCACACCCCGATCACCATGCGCGTCGGCGAGGCGGTCGAGGCGTCCAAGGACAAGTACGCGGGCGCGATCACCCGGCAGCTCCGGGGACGGGTGCAGGAATTGCTGGAGGCCGCTCAGCGCGCCTACCCGGTACGCCCCAAGGGCCCGGACGACACCTGGTGGATGCCGGCCCACCTCGGTGGCGCGGCGCCGACCCCGGAGCAGGTCCGCGAGGCCGAGGCGCGCTGA
- a CDS encoding transglutaminase domain-containing protein, which produces MRIIQETPDLSAYLAADEAIDHCHELVRETAARLAAGVADSYEYARAAFEFVRDTIPHSQDSGDPRVTWRASDVLERRTGICYAKAHALAALLRAEDIPTALCYQNLGVVHGLVAVRFHGAWHRQDPRGNKPGVDARFSLDGERLAFTPDPAAGERDHPLLYAAPHPVVLNVLKAARDRPHLWRTLPTGLPEHAGS; this is translated from the coding sequence ATGCGAATCATCCAGGAAACCCCGGACCTCTCGGCCTATCTGGCTGCCGATGAGGCGATCGACCACTGTCATGAGCTGGTTCGTGAGACGGCCGCCAGGCTCGCGGCCGGAGTGGCCGACTCGTATGAGTATGCGCGGGCAGCCTTCGAGTTCGTGCGCGACACCATCCCGCACTCGCAGGACTCCGGCGACCCTCGCGTCACCTGGCGTGCCTCCGACGTCCTGGAGCGGCGCACCGGGATCTGCTATGCCAAAGCCCACGCGCTGGCCGCGCTGCTGCGGGCCGAGGACATTCCGACCGCGCTGTGCTATCAGAATCTCGGGGTGGTGCACGGTCTGGTCGCCGTGCGGTTCCACGGTGCCTGGCACCGGCAGGACCCCCGGGGCAACAAGCCGGGGGTCGACGCCCGCTTCTCCCTGGACGGGGAGCGACTGGCCTTCACGCCCGATCCGGCCGCCGGTGAGAGGGACCATCCGCTTCTGTACGCCGCACCGCATCCCGTCGTGCTGAACGTGCTCAAGGCCGCGCGGGACCGCCCGCACCTGTGGCGGACGCTTCCCACCGGGCTGCCGGAGCACGCCGGATCATGA
- a CDS encoding threonine aldolase family protein, protein MNPPRTDARRHHDPDVRGFASDNYAGAHPEVLAALALANGGHQVAYGEDAYTENLQQVIRSHFGPTAEAFPVFNGTGANVVALQAVTDRWGAVICAESAHINVDEGGAPERVGGIKLLTVPTPDGKLTPELIDRQAYGWEDEHRAMPQVVSIAQATELGTVYTPDEMRALCEHAHAHGMKVHVDGSRLANAAAALDVPMRTFTDAAGVDLLSLGGTKNGALFGEAVVVLNQDAVSHMKHLRKLSMQLASKMRFVSVQLEALLARDLWLRNARHANEMAQRLAEGVRAVHGVEILHPVQANAVFARLPHAVTERLQKRFRFYFWDEATGDVRWMCAFDTTEDDVDTFVAALKEEMAR, encoded by the coding sequence GTGAACCCACCCCGGACCGACGCACGCCGCCATCACGACCCGGACGTCCGCGGTTTCGCCAGCGACAACTATGCCGGGGCCCACCCGGAGGTGCTCGCCGCCCTGGCCCTGGCCAACGGCGGGCATCAGGTCGCGTACGGCGAGGACGCGTACACGGAGAACCTCCAGCAGGTGATCCGCAGCCACTTCGGGCCCACCGCCGAGGCCTTCCCGGTCTTCAACGGCACCGGAGCCAACGTCGTCGCGCTCCAGGCGGTCACCGACCGCTGGGGCGCCGTGATCTGCGCCGAGAGCGCGCACATCAACGTCGACGAGGGCGGGGCGCCGGAGCGCGTCGGCGGGATCAAGCTCCTCACCGTGCCCACCCCCGACGGCAAGCTCACCCCCGAGCTGATCGACCGGCAGGCGTACGGCTGGGAGGACGAGCACCGCGCGATGCCACAGGTGGTGTCCATCGCCCAGGCCACCGAACTGGGCACGGTGTACACGCCGGACGAGATGCGCGCCCTCTGCGAGCACGCGCACGCCCACGGGATGAAGGTGCACGTCGACGGCTCCCGGCTGGCCAACGCCGCCGCCGCCCTGGACGTGCCGATGCGTACCTTCACCGACGCGGCCGGCGTCGACCTGCTCTCCCTGGGCGGCACCAAGAACGGCGCACTGTTCGGCGAGGCGGTCGTGGTGCTGAACCAGGACGCCGTCAGCCACATGAAGCACTTGCGCAAGCTGTCGATGCAGCTCGCGTCCAAGATGCGCTTCGTCTCGGTGCAACTGGAGGCCCTGCTCGCGCGGGACCTGTGGCTGCGCAACGCCCGGCACGCCAACGAGATGGCCCAGCGCCTCGCCGAGGGCGTGCGCGCCGTGCATGGTGTGGAGATCCTCCACCCGGTGCAGGCCAACGCCGTCTTCGCCCGCCTGCCGCACGCCGTGACCGAGCGCCTGCAGAAGCGCTTCCGCTTCTACTTCTGGGACGAGGCCACGGGCGACGTCCGCTGGATGTGTGCCTTCGACACCACCGAGGACGACGTGGACACGTTCGTGGCGGCCCTCAAGGAGGAGATGGCCCGCTAG
- a CDS encoding SDR family NAD(P)-dependent oxidoreductase, with amino-acid sequence MGNGALEGAVIAVAGAGGPAGRATLLRLAEAGAIVVGSDNDPERLAEAVDAARYAHGGATVTGDTVDLLDPDSTRAWAARTEKEFGRVDGLVHLVGGWRGSETFTKTSVDDWDLLELLLVRTVLHTSLAFHEGLQRSDRGRYVLISAAGASKPTAGNAAYAAAKAAAEAWTLAMGDYFRKSGGEQGPTSAAVILVVKALVHDAMRADRPNAKFAGFTDVKDLAEAIAGVWDRPAAELNGNRLWLTEKP; translated from the coding sequence ATGGGGAACGGGGCGCTCGAAGGTGCGGTGATCGCAGTGGCCGGCGCGGGAGGGCCCGCGGGTCGGGCGACACTGCTCAGGCTGGCCGAGGCGGGGGCGATCGTCGTCGGCTCCGACAACGATCCGGAGCGGCTGGCGGAGGCCGTGGACGCGGCGCGCTACGCGCACGGCGGCGCCACCGTCACCGGTGACACGGTCGACCTGCTCGACCCGGACTCCACCCGTGCGTGGGCCGCGCGCACCGAGAAGGAGTTCGGCCGGGTCGACGGCCTGGTCCATCTCGTCGGCGGCTGGCGCGGCAGCGAGACCTTCACCAAGACCAGCGTGGACGACTGGGACCTGCTGGAGCTGCTCCTGGTCCGCACCGTGCTGCACACCTCCCTCGCCTTCCACGAGGGGCTGCAGCGCAGCGACCGTGGCCGGTACGTCCTGATCAGCGCGGCCGGCGCCAGCAAGCCCACCGCGGGCAACGCCGCCTACGCCGCCGCCAAGGCTGCCGCCGAGGCGTGGACGCTGGCCATGGGCGACTACTTCCGCAAGTCGGGGGGCGAGCAGGGGCCGACATCGGCGGCTGTGATCCTGGTGGTGAAGGCGTTGGTGCACGACGCGATGCGCGCGGACCGCCCCAACGCGAAGTTCGCGGGCTTCACGGACGTCAAGGATCTCGCCGAAGCGATCGCCGGCGTCTGGGACAGGCCCGCCGCGGAGTTGAACGGAAATCGTCTGTGGCTGACCGAGAAGCCGTGA
- a CDS encoding DUF6421 family protein: MTEILAQVGTEGRVPSAARVVEHPAWPVLKDAVERIRPWQAKDGSIDLDAEGAPARAEAGLEVRRVLDALDELSPLLPHDRAYHEALAKDLTRWAEGGFEVPDFLDSLLAFHPAAHREDGLQHLVVFPMYTQNGNPDRNLEAVVLRMVWPDWLAELERTRYDNPLFCGISFEDFTAGYDTNSAVLFPETIAVREAPERFTWGGIFCDREAARFRRVSTAAVDLLGLELPDDVAALVHDQKRSEEAFVLWDMVHDRTHSHGDLPFDPFMIKQRQPFWMYGLEELRCDLTAFKEAVKLAGEGVPQARDVQVAVLFDRMFRFPVTGERVRNYDGLGGQLLFAYLHKHDVVRWTDNKLTIDWERAPQVTNQLCAEIETLYRDGIDRPKLVHWFAGYELVSRYLSPHPGSKWAKGPDALDLTQPPRKLVDDVLPDEFPLSMFYEALSKKLKNVIASTRGITSDSAERIAA; this comes from the coding sequence ATGACGGAAATTCTTGCGCAGGTGGGTACGGAGGGGCGCGTTCCTTCGGCGGCCAGGGTGGTTGAGCACCCGGCGTGGCCCGTGCTCAAGGATGCCGTGGAGCGGATCAGGCCCTGGCAGGCGAAGGACGGATCGATCGACCTCGACGCCGAGGGAGCCCCGGCCCGCGCCGAGGCCGGACTCGAGGTGCGCCGGGTGCTCGACGCACTCGACGAGCTGTCCCCGCTGCTCCCGCACGACCGTGCCTACCACGAGGCTCTGGCGAAGGACCTGACCCGCTGGGCCGAGGGCGGCTTCGAGGTACCCGACTTCCTGGACTCCCTGCTGGCCTTCCACCCGGCCGCGCACCGCGAGGACGGCCTCCAGCACCTGGTCGTCTTCCCGATGTACACGCAGAACGGCAACCCGGACCGCAACCTCGAGGCGGTCGTGCTGCGCATGGTCTGGCCCGACTGGCTGGCCGAGCTGGAGCGCACCCGCTACGACAACCCGCTGTTCTGCGGCATCTCGTTCGAGGACTTCACCGCGGGCTACGACACCAACTCCGCGGTGCTCTTCCCCGAGACCATCGCCGTGCGCGAGGCTCCCGAGCGGTTCACCTGGGGCGGAATCTTCTGCGACCGTGAGGCCGCCCGCTTCCGCCGGGTGTCCACCGCCGCCGTCGACCTCCTCGGCCTCGAACTGCCCGACGACGTCGCCGCCCTGGTGCACGACCAGAAGCGCTCCGAAGAGGCGTTCGTCCTGTGGGACATGGTGCACGACCGCACCCACAGCCACGGCGACCTGCCCTTCGACCCGTTCATGATCAAGCAACGCCAGCCGTTCTGGATGTACGGCCTGGAGGAGCTGCGCTGCGACCTCACCGCCTTCAAGGAGGCCGTGAAGCTCGCCGGCGAGGGCGTCCCGCAGGCACGTGACGTACAGGTCGCGGTGCTGTTCGACCGCATGTTCCGCTTCCCGGTCACCGGCGAGCGGGTCCGCAACTACGACGGCCTCGGCGGCCAGCTGCTCTTCGCCTACCTGCACAAGCACGACGTCGTCCGCTGGACCGACAACAAGCTCACCATCGACTGGGAGCGCGCCCCGCAGGTCACCAACCAGCTGTGCGCCGAGATCGAGACGCTGTACCGCGACGGCATCGACCGCCCCAAGCTCGTCCACTGGTTCGCCGGGTACGAGCTGGTCTCCCGCTATCTCTCCCCGCACCCGGGATCCAAGTGGGCCAAGGGCCCCGACGCCCTGGACCTGACGCAGCCGCCGCGGAAACTCGTCGATGACGTGCTTCCGGACGAGTTTCCGCTGAGCATGTTCTATGAGGCACTGTCCAAGAAGCTGAAGAACGTGATCGCCTCGACCCGGGGCATCACGTCGGACAGCGCCGAGCGGATCGCCGCGTGA
- a CDS encoding glycerophosphodiester phosphodiesterase, which yields MNFLTIGHRGVMGVEPENTLRSFVAAQEAGLDVIELDLHLSKDGALVVMHDTDLDRTTDGTGPIADRTVAELRALDAGRGERVPVFEEVLDAVHTPLQAEIKDVQAAKALAEVMNRRDLTDRIEVSSFHDDAIAEIARLVPGVRTALIASRYGTEIVERTVGAGASTVCLNVRRLTLEIVEQARKADLRIIGWVVNTQDHLRLVRALGLDGATTDYPEIKRTGRFTA from the coding sequence TTGAACTTCCTCACCATCGGTCACCGCGGAGTCATGGGCGTCGAGCCCGAGAACACCCTCCGTTCCTTCGTCGCCGCCCAGGAGGCCGGTCTCGACGTCATCGAACTCGATCTGCATCTGAGCAAGGACGGCGCGCTCGTCGTCATGCACGACACGGACCTGGACCGCACGACGGACGGCACGGGCCCGATCGCCGACCGGACCGTCGCCGAACTGCGCGCCCTGGACGCCGGACGCGGCGAGCGCGTCCCCGTCTTCGAGGAGGTGCTGGACGCCGTCCACACACCGCTGCAGGCCGAGATCAAGGACGTGCAGGCGGCCAAGGCCCTGGCCGAGGTGATGAACCGGCGGGATCTGACGGACCGGATCGAGGTGTCCTCGTTCCACGACGACGCGATCGCCGAGATCGCCCGTCTGGTGCCCGGGGTACGCACCGCGCTCATCGCGAGCCGCTACGGCACGGAGATCGTGGAGCGGACGGTCGGCGCCGGCGCGTCGACCGTCTGCCTGAACGTCCGCCGCCTCACCCTGGAGATCGTCGAGCAGGCCCGCAAGGCGGACCTGCGGATCATCGGCTGGGTGGTGAACACTCAGGACCACCTCAGACTGGTCCGGGCCCTCGGGCTCGACGGCGCGACCACCGACTACCCGGAGATCAAACGCACCGGCCGCTTCACCGCGTGA
- a CDS encoding GNAT family N-acetyltransferase: MESVTESVFTFRDATDADVDGLVELIESAYRGDSSRAGWTTEADILQGQRTDPEGVREVVTSPDSRLLTVEREGRIVACCQLEHRGDHAYFGMFAVSPGLQGAGLGKAIIAHAERQARDTWGAREMHMTVITAREDLIAWYERRGYRRTGSTTPFPYGDERFGIPLRADLRFELLVKELS, translated from the coding sequence ATGGAATCCGTCACCGAGAGCGTGTTCACCTTCCGTGACGCCACCGACGCCGATGTGGACGGCCTCGTCGAGCTGATCGAGTCGGCGTACCGGGGCGACTCCAGCAGGGCCGGGTGGACCACCGAGGCCGACATCCTCCAGGGGCAGCGGACCGACCCGGAAGGCGTGCGGGAGGTCGTCACGTCGCCGGACAGCAGGCTGCTGACGGTGGAGCGCGAGGGCCGGATCGTCGCCTGCTGTCAGCTCGAGCACCGCGGGGACCACGCCTACTTCGGCATGTTCGCGGTCAGCCCCGGGCTCCAGGGCGCCGGGCTCGGAAAGGCGATCATCGCTCACGCCGAGCGGCAGGCGCGGGACACCTGGGGCGCGCGAGAGATGCACATGACCGTGATCACGGCGCGCGAGGACCTGATCGCCTGGTACGAGCGGCGCGGTTACCGCCGTACGGGCAGCACGACTCCCTTCCCGTACGGCGATGAGCGGTTCGGCATTCCGCTCCGCGCCGACCTGCGGTTCGAGCTGCTGGTCAAGGAACTGTCCTGA